Genomic window (Daucus carota subsp. sativus chromosome 5, DH1 v3.0, whole genome shotgun sequence):
attaaacataaaaacataCCCAGAGATATTTCAATGAAGGCTGACCAATCAAAGCATACTGATAGTCCTCATCAATATGAAGAACCCAATAATCACCCACAACAGGAAAGATAGGCAAGAAAGGAGGAACCCAGAACTTGACTTTAAGCTTAGCTTCATCACTGTTGGGATCAGCCTTATAAGCACTTCCTTCAATAAACCCTCTCTTACCATCACTCCACGTCTCATTCAACACATTCACAATGCCGTCATCTCTTAGAGTGTATGTAGCCCTCGTATTTGCACCGTTCTTGGGCTGAAATCTCGATGGAAATGAAGCAATCTCGTACCACCTGCCCATGTATCTTTTTAAGTCGAGGCCCTTCACTGTTTGCATGCCTTTCTTTGTAGCCATTTGTgtgtttttgttgattttgtgtGTGTAGTTTgggttgtgtgtatatatagacagaAGGGGTTTGAGGGTTTACGAGGATGTAAGATTTTTG
Coding sequences:
- the LOC108219932 gene encoding temperature-induced lipocalin-1, whose protein sequence is MATKKGMQTVKGLDLKRYMGRWYEIASFPSRFQPKNGANTRATYTLRDDGIVNVLNETWSDGKRGFIEGSAYKADPNSDEAKLKVKFWVPPFLPIFPVVGDYWVLHIDEDYQYALIGQPSLKYLWILCRQPHLDEGIYNMLVEKAKEEGYDVSKLHKTAHTDPPPESQVAPDDTKGIWWFKSLLGK